In Methanomassiliicoccus luminyensis B10, a single genomic region encodes these proteins:
- a CDS encoding PAS domain-containing protein, producing the protein MDRNLLFEGMLSQSSSLDLAVDTDGRLLYVSPSMAKALGLSVDQLMGKLWGEVELPAEVKTPIEGCFKHVLEEKQSMTTRMGISGAIHPKHYECTISPIMDGNGNVGNIMASFQDVTELEEEREFSAQLDDALLQLQSSYDIDRAIPEVLTDMSKALGADIATITFRQDEYWSPKYLVGANDSPRDSIFLEEQLDLMKEISKQKSIFELNDFYAPGSVPDLDETWGVRALVAIPLHVRGDVFGVLTFAHRIPVPPYGVTRKNLIRKLGAALSLAFSEDRYIWSRDSDTINSHTPIGITTIGMAVLDGKSLRVKYANGTYNAIVPKRYRGIGILRMPPYYPASHTVEGDPETIIREVQASGEPFIHGCIQERIRNGVMTFWQVVLVPSGQSSDVTCLLIDVTDWERSSRKVARLITAIQEEQLQVRALLESVPVGAYLSNAEGHIMEISKVGPRIWGDNVPLPRNIEEYGDYNGWWPDTGERLKVDDWPIVRAVRKGETVIGAIINYQSFDGKGGTVINSAAPIRNRLGKVIGAVEIDHDITEMKNLERKLETAKAHLEAVISQMPAGVAISEGPSGKVTMGNTALGRIFPTGGRMPGSIEEYSMWGLLDPYDMSPLSPEEHPLARALLEKKTVSGEAVVRRANGKETTVLMSATPVVGPEEKTIGAVAIFTDISHQKDIEKNLEQQARDLAKFNADLQRFAYVASNDIRESLKSLTNYLNLLDKSSS; encoded by the coding sequence ATGGACCGAAATCTGCTGTTCGAAGGAATGCTCTCGCAAAGCTCCTCCCTGGACCTGGCGGTGGATACCGATGGCAGGCTCCTGTATGTCAGCCCATCTATGGCCAAGGCCCTGGGGCTGAGCGTCGATCAGCTGATGGGGAAGCTGTGGGGGGAAGTGGAGCTCCCCGCTGAAGTCAAGACCCCCATCGAGGGCTGCTTCAAGCACGTGCTGGAAGAGAAGCAGAGCATGACCACCCGGATGGGAATATCCGGGGCCATCCACCCGAAGCACTACGAGTGCACCATCTCGCCCATAATGGACGGGAACGGCAACGTCGGGAACATCATGGCCTCGTTCCAGGACGTTACCGAGCTGGAGGAGGAGAGGGAGTTCAGCGCCCAGCTGGACGACGCCCTCCTCCAGTTGCAGTCATCTTACGACATCGACCGTGCGATCCCCGAGGTCCTCACGGACATGTCCAAGGCCCTGGGCGCGGACATCGCCACGATAACCTTCCGGCAGGACGAGTACTGGTCCCCCAAATATCTGGTGGGTGCCAACGACTCTCCCAGGGACAGTATATTCCTGGAAGAGCAGCTCGATCTCATGAAGGAGATATCCAAGCAGAAGTCCATATTCGAACTCAACGATTTTTACGCTCCCGGCTCCGTCCCCGACCTCGACGAGACCTGGGGGGTACGCGCGCTGGTGGCCATCCCCCTCCATGTGCGCGGCGATGTGTTCGGCGTGCTGACCTTCGCCCATCGCATCCCGGTCCCTCCTTATGGGGTCACCCGAAAGAACCTCATACGGAAGCTGGGCGCCGCGCTGTCGCTGGCGTTCAGCGAGGACCGGTACATCTGGTCCCGGGACAGCGATACCATAAACTCGCACACCCCCATCGGAATAACCACGATAGGGATGGCCGTGCTGGACGGCAAGAGCCTCCGCGTCAAGTACGCCAACGGGACGTACAATGCCATCGTGCCCAAGAGGTACAGGGGCATCGGCATCCTGCGCATGCCGCCCTACTATCCCGCGTCCCATACTGTGGAGGGGGACCCGGAAACGATCATCAGGGAGGTCCAGGCGTCCGGCGAGCCGTTCATCCACGGCTGCATCCAGGAGAGGATCAGGAACGGCGTGATGACATTTTGGCAGGTGGTCCTCGTTCCCTCGGGCCAATCCTCCGACGTCACCTGCCTGTTGATAGACGTCACCGACTGGGAGAGGTCCAGCCGCAAGGTCGCTCGCCTGATAACCGCCATCCAGGAGGAGCAGCTCCAGGTGCGGGCCCTTCTGGAATCGGTCCCCGTGGGCGCATACCTCAGCAACGCGGAGGGCCACATCATGGAGATAAGCAAGGTGGGCCCCCGCATCTGGGGTGACAATGTCCCGCTCCCCCGGAACATCGAGGAGTATGGGGACTACAACGGCTGGTGGCCGGATACCGGCGAGCGGCTGAAGGTCGATGACTGGCCGATAGTGCGGGCCGTCCGCAAGGGGGAGACCGTCATCGGCGCCATCATCAACTACCAGAGCTTCGACGGGAAGGGCGGCACGGTCATTAACTCGGCCGCCCCCATCAGGAACCGGCTGGGCAAGGTGATCGGCGCGGTGGAGATCGACCACGACATCACCGAGATGAAGAACCTGGAAAGGAAGCTGGAGACCGCCAAGGCCCACCTGGAGGCGGTCATCAGTCAGATGCCCGCGGGAGTAGCCATCTCCGAGGGGCCCTCCGGAAAGGTCACCATGGGGAACACCGCCCTGGGGCGCATCTTCCCCACCGGCGGCCGCATGCCCGGCAGCATCGAGGAGTATTCCATGTGGGGCCTGCTGGACCCCTACGACATGAGCCCCCTGAGCCCCGAGGAGCACCCCTTGGCCAGGGCGCTGCTGGAGAAGAAGACCGTGAGCGGGGAGGCGGTGGTCAGGCGCGCCAACGGGAAGGAGACGACCGTGCTCATGAGCGCCACGCCGGTAGTGGGCCCGGAGGAAAAGACCATCGGCGCGGTGGCGATATTCACCGACATATCGCACCAGAAGGACATCGAGAAGAACCTGGAGCAGCAGGCCAGGGACCTCGCCAAGTTCAACGCCGACCTCCAGAGGTTCGCGTACGTGGCGTCGAACGACATCAGGGAATCGCTGAAGTCCCTCACCAATTACCTGAACCTGCTGGACAAGAGCAGCTCCTGA